Below is a genomic region from Phragmites australis chromosome 20, lpPhrAust1.1, whole genome shotgun sequence.
attatttttgaaaaaacaattcacagaaggtcttataattgtgtctagttttttttaaagattttttgaatttgttttgaatttttttattttttcgaattttttgaattcaaatttcggttaccgttcggtttctgaaaccggaccggaccgagaaggtcggtaaccgtgatttttgggcggttaccaaCAGTTTTTTAACCCTGATTGTGAGTCGTTTAACAGAGTCTTTAACCTACTATCCCCACTCCTGTACTCGCTTTAAGTGCAGGATGGGCGACCGTATAGGGTCTGAAGGGGTTTATATAGCTATTAATCTTATCTTACTAaagttaatttttataattttagatTATTAATTAGATCAGCAGTCAATTAACTTGGCTATTCATCTTACTGCAAATAGCTACGTCTCATAAATTTTCGTACAAAAATTAGAACTAGTATTAAGTATGTTTTCGCCTTTAGATGCAACTGAATTTTCATCACCTTTTCAAATTGGATTCTATGATATAGCATATAGAATATAAATAGACTCTTCACAAACCATAACTCTCGTAGATTGgacattattatatttttacgaatttctcaaatattcctcttttatttataaatattgaccACATATAAcattaattctatttttttatacacATATATTGTATTCGAGAAAGGATATCTTCTTTTCTGAGAGTGTAATTTTAATTTTACATAGGACCCCTATATACTACGGTACGGTCCTGTTCACTCCCAATGCTGGCTCACTCTCTCATCACTGCTCGTCTTCACCTATTTTCGGCAACACTGCTACAATTGATGCTGATCACCATAGCACTAACCTACCTTTATTGGGACATCTCCGCTCACCCCGCACTAGCACCACCCACCAACCATCTTTCACCACGCGCGGGTGACGACGTCCTCGCCACCTCACTACTGTGCTCCCATGTCCACCTCCTTTATTGAGCCAACCTACCTCCAATAACCTTCCTCTAAACCCGCCAATGAAGAATCTAGTCGAAAATGGAATCCCCTCCCCCAAACATCCACTGGCGGCCGTCGTTTTTCATCCTATGAGACGTCGATCCTATTTTTAAGTAATTGTTTAGATGGCGTGGAAAAgaaatgtatccagagcgaaaTGACTCAGCCGTTTCCAACGCCATTTCCACACAGTTTCTCGTCGGATTTCTTTCCACCTAAGAAAAGCGCTCGCACCTATACATAACGAATCGCAACTGACGATGACTTCACGGAGATAGTGCCGGTGTACCAGACACTGGTTTCGCCCCTGCACGGAATCACGAAAGCAAGTCCACTACTTGTCGCCGACCCACCACGCGTTCCCCCACCCACTCCCACTCATGGCGAACGCGGCGCGAGGgcacgccgccgccgacgaTCCGTACCTGCAGGAGCTCATCCGCGGCTCCGTGCCGGGTCCatcggcgcgcgcgcgcgtggcgCCGCTCACGGACGACGAGATCGGTCGGTTCTACTGCGGCATCTGCATGGAGACGAAGCTGGTGCTCGACCGgttccgcgccgccgccggttgCGCGCACGAGTTCTGCGTCGGCTGCCTCGTCGGTTACATCGAGGGCCGCGTCGCGGAGGGCGCGGTGCCCGTGCCCTGCCCGGCGCTCGGGTGCCGCGACGGCGTCATGCACCCGGAGGCGTGCAAAAAGCTGCTCTACATCGACGTCTTCGACGCCTGGTGCGTCGCGCTCTGCGAGCGCGCCGTCGGGCCCGGCCGCGCGCGATGCCCCTACCGGTGCTGCGGCGAGCTGGTGGTGCTCGAGGACGGCGGCGGGGCGGGCCAGGGCGAGGCGTCCAATGTGGAGTGCCCCACCTGCAAGCGCGAGTTCTGCCTGCAGTGCGAGGAGCCGTGGGACGAtcgccacggcggcggcggcggcggcggcggccaaggGTGCGTGCTAGCCCGGCTCGCCCAGGGTCGTAACTGGAGGCGCTGCCCGAGCTGCCGCGCCATGATCGACAAGATTGACGGGTGCAAGCGCATGGTTTGCAGGTAATCATTAACTTACTACAGATTCTTCTCTTCAAATTTGCATTCACTTTCTAGTTTTCTTAGGATTGTGAATTGAAGGTTACTGCAATTGTCTAATCTTCAAAATTGATAATAGTATCTATCTACTACGAATTGTACACGCTTCTGGAATTATTGAGTTGACTGACCTGAAAGTGATGTTGGCTTGACCGATGACTGCACCTCTGAGGAAACTCATCGGTATTTACCTTTGTGGAAATTGATCACCATCTGTTCTTGAGATTTGCAGGTGTGGCACTGTCTTCTGCTACGACTGCGGCTCGCCTTTTCCAGTGGGAGTTTGCCCATGCATTCCACCGCAAGAGGATGCTGACCGCCCTTTCACTCAGCTTAACGCAAGATTTGAATGCAAACCAAGCGTTTTCATCAATGAATGTTGAATCGATCAAGTTAGTTATCCATTTGTATGTAATAGCTCTTGTTGGAGATTATTAGATTATGTATAGTATGCATTTGCAGCAATGGATGTCTGAAGCAGAGGTTTCAGAAGAGAGCTTGTCTGTGACATCTTTTGTGAATTGCCTTGAGTGTCAATGCCACCTTGACTTTTTCGTATGAACATCTTGCCTCTCTCCGTGGTACTTCCACAGCATGATCGGCCACTATGTTTTTCCACCGTTCGGatataagaaaagaaaatatgtgtGTTTCTCGATCTTTTACTGTTGTGCTCCATTATGCTGAGAATTCATCATTGGGGAAAAATACAGTAACCTGGGAGGCATTAGTAACCGGGGGTTGGATATTGACACTAGGTACCCACGGTGCTATAGGCTTGATGAAGATGGGGATCATCTTTTCTGTGAGTGCAAGTCGGTGACGACAGTTTGGAGAGAGCTGTTACTTGAAGAAGAACGCATTGATATGGCTGCTCTGCAATCGCCAAAAGAAGTTCTGCTTCAAATTTGAGAGTGGCCGGAGGAAAGGCAAATCAAAGTTATAACTGCCTTATGGATGTTATGGTCAGAGAGAAATGGTGTCAATGCTGGGGATAATGCTCAGTCAACTGGGCAGCTATTTTTTCACATTCAGAAAACTAGCACTGAATTCCTGGATTTCTATCGGAAGCCGGTGGATCATTAACAATCCTCGACATTGAAATGGCAGTGTCCCAGTGACGAGTACCTGAAAATAAACACTGATGGAGCGTTCTTTGATCATAACCACACAGGAGGATGGGGCTTTGTTATTCGAGATCATCATGGTTCAGTGATGGGGTCAGGAGCCAGCAAGCTTGAACATTTAAATGATGCATTGCAGTCTGAAGCTGTAGCAGCTATGAAGGCCCTAAATTATGCTTCCGATGCCGATGCCGAGATGATAAGTGTGATACTGGAGACGGATGCAACCAACCTTAAGTCAGCTCTGACCTCTTCAGCTTTTGATTTAGCAGCATGTGGTGTCATATTCAAAGAAATCATGTTTTTGATGTTTCTAGTTTCACTAATGTTCGGGTTTCTTATAGCCAGCGTTCTTGTGGGCACAGACATTGCGTCGGCCTCTAGTTAATGGTATTACCATTCCATAAAAAGAGTACTTTTTTCTTTGGGTCCTTTGGTGTGTTAGCCTTTCCAGGCATCGTGACTCGGTACCTTGGCGTTGAAAAGCTCAAATTATTCTCGCTTCTTCTTAATGAAATACGTGCAAAGATTTTGCACGTTTGTCGAAAAAattcaaagaagaaaagaagccAAAACTACTGTGGGTTTGCTCATTGTTGTCTGTCTGAGCCGCTGCAGTTCCGAGTTCTTCACAGGAGCCGAAAGGGAGCTTTTTTGGGCCCATTCACTCCTATTGAGTTCGGTCCAAGCAGGAGAAAATTAGGCCCAAGTAAATCACCAACGTTTTATTCTCCACAGCTCTTCTTCGGCTGAAACGCTGCACGCTGTCGCTGGAGCCACCGGGCTCGGTAGATGCGGCCACCGTCGTCTCGACAACGGCCGTCGAACGGCGTTCATCGATCCTTCGACGCCTCGTTGCTGGCCCCGGCGCGTCTGCCAAAATATAGGACGCTCCGCTGCTTCGAGCAAGACGGGCAAATTCGCTGAATCCGTCAGCTTTGCCGAGACCACTTCTCTGGAAATATGCCGGCCGCCTCCTTCCTTCCCACCCACCCCCGCTCCCCCTCCAGTAGGGTGTGCCGCCACTCGCCACAGCCTCTTACAGGCCATGTTCTTGGCAGGGAGGTATTCAGTTCAGCCACTGCTATTTAGGCCATTTTCAATAAatgctctaaaaatttatcttttataatactattacagtatcatctaatattattatagtatattttatttttttcatttccaaCAGCTATCCTATTCTTACCTTTCATTACCCTCTTTCTTCCCTCAGATCCACACGCATACTCTATGCACAGTGATGCGGGTGCCGATTTCTGTTCGCAAATTTGCTAATCTCCAGCCAGAGCTTGCTTCCCTGTAGCTCTAAAAAAGCATCTTTGCCGATTCCGTTGGAGACCAGATACGGGTGACGTCTGTGGCAAAAACAGTCGAAACAGGGATACGGCCGTCGATGCCTCCTCCCATGGAGTTACCCTTGTCGACATAAAGTAAAATGTGCTTTCCTCTCTTGCCATTTTAATATTAAAGGGATGGAGAAATCCCTCAGCCTTATAACATCTCCAGAGACTTAAAACACACTCTCCCTATCTTCGTATAGGGAGTCTTTCTAATAAAATTCACTCTCTCAATTTTCTGCATCTCCAATAGACTCCTTATATTCAATCTCTATATTTCAACAGACTCATCTCTGTCTCCTCTCCTGTGTCACCGTTGTGTGACCCCGCCcttcatctccctccttcctcccaTCTTGCTACATCGTACAGCCACTCGTTTCTGGCCCTTCCCATCTTACTATCTCAGCATGAGGACACGCACAATATGGACGCTTTACACGATGAGACGCACTGCCGCTCAAATCGGTCTCGATGCGGATGGACAGGAGCTAGATTTAGCAATCGTGAAGCTCAATTTTGCAGCAACGAGGTTGATTTGAGCTTGATTTTGCAATGGTGAGGTTGATTTCACGGCGATGAGGTATATTTGGGATCGATTTGGTAGCGAGGAGGTAAGTATTTGTTCGATTTGGCTATGACGAGCTCGTCAATGGCCATGGCAGGAAAGATTTTTTGAAGTTCATCGATTTGAGCTCGATTTCGTGGTGGTGAGGTCGATTTCATGGCGACGAGGTACATTTGGGATCGATTTGGTAGCGAGGAGGTCAGTATTTGCTCAATTTGGCTACGACGAGTTCATCGATACCGGCCTCCGACTGGACTGCATGTTATCGCTCAACACGCCGAGGCGGGGTGTGTGTGCCGGTGGCCGGCAAGCTGCACTAGGAAGCGGCCATGCCTAGCGGCAACGGCAGGCCGCATGAGAGCGGTGCGACCAGGTGGGATTGAGAGTCTGGTTGGTTCTCTACTTTTAGCTAGGATGGAGGCGATATTATGAGTTTTTAAATATGGGGAACCATATAAGACCTGTTGGAGAGGGTTTTTAAGGTAAAATCTCTAAATTTAACTATAGACAGTTATATTGGGtatctcttggagatgctctttaAGAATACTTAAATGTTGGTGCTGATTGGGAatgaactcaagacctcatagGAGGCAACAACTCTAACCTGCCTCCCATGACTAGCCGGCCACACAACTCTCCCTCTCTTGCCATTTTTGTAGTAGCCTCCAGCCCCTGTAAGGTCTCAGCTCGCAGCAGACGAAGGGAGAGCAAAATGCCATGGATGAAACACTCACACTCTCTTCCAATTCCAAATCGACCTAGTTTTGATGATTCGATGCACCATTCCTCTGAGAATCTGATCTGGTGTGGGATTTCTCTGTGCAAAATCAACTGGCATGCATGGCGATGGCAACGGCACCGATTGAGCTGCTGCCTCGGTCTTTCTTGGCACACGATGGCGAGGAGTGTTAGGATTTATTTGACAAAGCTTCCAGACTAGTTCTTAAAGTAAAATCAGTGAGAGCTCTGTAAAACAGTAGTTTACAGATTTCAGCTCGCAAAATGATTTCTTCAAATAAATTAGATGCTGAAAGtaaaaaagggggggggggggggctttccCTGATTCACTCCCTCACATAATCACTTTCTCCATAAGATTTACCCTAGATAATCACTTTTAGCTACAGAATTACTTTTTCCAAAGAATCTCTCATTTTAAAagaatttatattaaaaaaaactctaccaaacatacccttagtGCTGCTAGGAGTTCGGAGTTCAGACTGAAGCATCGGCGGCAGCCTGCTCCAATGATCATCGCCAGCGGTTGATCTCGCCCGTCAACGGCATTGCTACCGGGACCTGAAAATTAGCAAAAGTAATAACATAATTCGACTCCAATAAGACATTACGTGTACGAACAGTACTTTTATTCATCGTTCAAGCTCCGTATGGCACCTGATTGTTGCTTTGTTCAAAGCAGCAGTTCGATAGAACAATATTGCGTCCTGAATTACTTCATTGTAATTGAATTCTATAGCATTAACAGTGCCGATGCCGGTAGTGAGGCAGAGCCGAACTAGCAGGTTTTGTTCAGAACATCGGCAATGTTCTGaagttctgaagttctagttcagaaaaaaagagaaatgaaatgaaaagcAGAGAGTTTCAGAAGTTGGCAACGCTTGTGGATTACAGTGCATAGCAGACTTGCTTGCCAGATGACCGGTTACATAGCAGTAGGGTTGAAAACGGTAACGGAAATTTCCGATTTACCGGGGGCCGTTTTCGAAAACTGCCGACCGCATTTTTCGAAATTGGTAATTTTTGGAATCGGTATCGGTAAAATGTCCCAGAAACGGCAACGGAATCAGTTTGAGGCACTTCCGACCGTTTAGTCGGTTTTCCGATTTTTTTCGGAAAAAATCGATATGGCTTTCGGTATTTACCAAAATTTATCAGCCCACTTCACTTGGGCCTTCGGTTATTGGATCCGGTGTCTACTAATGGGCTCACGGCCACAGAAAGAGAAACCCTCACGCGGTCACGCCACGCGCACGCACAGGCACAGCCGCACGGCCTGCACAGGTACTCCTCAATCCGCACCGCACTCCGCAgcaccgagccgccgccgtcacgcAAAAACCCAGCGCGAGCCGCCCGGCTCCTCCGCCCAGGGCATCCTCTCCGGCCGGCGCATCCGGCTGCTCCGCTCGGCGCATCCGGCTGCTCCTCCGCCCGGCGCATCTGGCTGCTCCTCCGCATCTTCTCCATCCGGCTGCTCCGCCCGCCCGGCGCATCCGGCTGCTCCGCCAGCCCGGCGCTTCTTCTCCATCCGGCTACTCCGCCCACCCGACGCATCTTCTCCATCCGGCTGCTCCGCCCGCCCGACGCATCTTCTCCATCCGGCTGCTCTGCCTGCCCGGCGCATCCGGCTACTGCGCCCCCCAGTGCATCTTCTCCATCCAGCGTCTGCCCCGCTCGGCGCCTCTTCTCCGCTCGGCGTTTGCCCCGGCCAGTGCATCTCCTCCGCCCGTGGTGAGCTACTGAGTACTGAGCTTGGTTGCCTGCTCTGATTTGTGGCCAGGAATTGAAGCTTGTCACTGGTCAGGTTGCCCGGTGTGGCGGTGTGCTGGTGTCCATCACAGACGCACAGTGGCTTCTTCATTGATGATTTTGCTCTAAAGAGTATAGTTGGTTAGTTGCTGAGACATACGATGCAGGAGGAACTGAGGAAGTATTGAATTTGATCGGAAATGGTGATTAGATCATAGGCTTAAATAGATCCTTTATTCTGCTTTTTTTAGATTAAGGAATAAAAATTATCCCGGTCTTGTTGGAGTAGTTCGTACTGGCCCATTTGTCAAGAGAAAAATTGTAGAATTTTACTTAAGGAGGGTGTTAAAAAAATCCTATCAAGATGAACTTAACAAATTTAATTGTGTTATGAGGAACATGTATGAATGCTATGCTGCTAATAATCCTTCATCTTTAAAGAGTAAAGCACCTGCACCTTCAATAGAGGCAGATTTGTTTATGGACATGGTAGATGAGAAACTTGATAGCTACCTATATGACACACATGACCTGGATGATGATGCAAACGACTTGGATAAGTACTTGGCAAAACCACCATTAAAGGTTACCAAAGCCAATTATCATACATTTGATATTTTAGCATGGTGAAAGGGTCAAAGGGATGAGTATCCTATTCTATGGCTGCTTGCTCGTGATGTGCTTGCCATGCAAGTGTCAACGGTAGCTTCTGAATCGGCTTTTAGTGCTGGTGGCCgtgttgttgatccatatcgtTCTCGTCTTGATCCTGAGATGGTACAAGCACTGATTTGCACTAAAGATTGGATAGCTGCAGCAAAAAAAGGTGACAATTTAAACTTCTACTCATGTAAAATCTTCACATTTTTACTAATGTACATGCCTTGATATTTCAGGTTCTAAGAATGTTTCGTCATTGGTCATTGATCTTGATATTCTTGAGGGTGTTGCTAATAATCTAATGTTTgaggtataaaatataaattgtacAACTACTTCTATTTTCTGTTCTCATTTGTGCAAAATGACTTGCTGGAGattaattgaataatttttctacAAAACAACAGGACGAAGACTTggcaagtgatgatgatgaggttgaGGTTGAGCTGTAGGCCGCCAAAAAAGTGAAGAAAGAGGAAATTCAAAAgtgatgagtttgtgttgtgCTTGGTCACATAATATTTGTATGGACAAAACTTGTATGGAGACTTAGTGTTGCGCTTGTATGGACACTTTAATCCTTGTGACGAGGTTGTGTGGTGCTTGACTGCTTGTATTGAAACTGAAATTCTTGTGGTAAATATTTGCGCTTATATGAAAATTTTTATCCTTTTACTTGTCAATTAGCAATTGTTTTATCATAAAAGATGTATTGATATACCATATACTCATGTCGATTATAGTCATGTCATGTATGACTTCATTAAACTTGTCGTGTGTGATGTATAACTTGTGAGCTACGTTTTGGTGTTTCCATTCAGAATTATCGATCCCTGATCAAAATCGACATATTATCGATCCGATAATATCGTTTTCGATTTTCCGATATAACCGATACCGTATTCGCTTTCGACATTACCGCTACCGATTCCGCTTCCGAGAAAAAATACGGAAATGAAAACGGTTTTAGCGTATTCCGATCGTTTCTGACCGTTTTCAACCCTACATAGCAGAGAGGTGTGGGACCAGAAGAGCTCACACCCCGCCACGGATAGCCAACTTCTCAGTGCCGGGAAAGACGCCGAGAGCGCGCCAATGCTCAGCCATGTATCATCCTAAAAGGAGGTCGTACGACCTTCGCCAAATTCAGGGACAGTGGTCTATCTAAACCACTTTcacatttattttctcaaaattGTAATCGAAAATGAGCGGAAGCGAATATGATATCATAGAGCTATCTGAAACATCGGAAGGGAGTCATCAGAGCGGAAAAATATCAATATCGGCCATGAACTGATAATTCAGATCAGGAACAATGGACTAGAGAACTATAACTTTGAACTTTCAATTAAGCATGAGTGCATTACTACATAACATGAACTTGTATAATATATAACTCACACTTTATGCAACATGAGAATTAGTGGGTAAATACAATATGAGAATACTGACTGTGATTGTGCGACCTTGGGGATTGTTTAGAACACAGAATTAGGAATATGACATATGGTCCAAGCTTCTAACTAagttaaaggcataaaaattag
It encodes:
- the LOC133901172 gene encoding E3 ubiquitin-protein ligase RSL1-like — encoded protein: MANAARGHAAADDPYLQELIRGSVPGPSARARVAPLTDDEIGRFYCGICMETKLVLDRFRAAAGCAHEFCVGCLVGYIEGRVAEGAVPVPCPALGCRDGVMHPEACKKLLYIDVFDAWCVALCERAVGPGRARCPYRCCGELVVLEDGGGAGQGEASNVECPTCKREFCLQCEEPWDDRHGGGGGGGGQGCVLARLAQGRNWRRCPSCRAMIDKIDGCKRMVCRCGTVFCYDCGSPFPVGVCPCIPPQEDADRPFTQLNARFECKPSVFINEC